In the Helianthus annuus cultivar XRQ/B chromosome 11, HanXRQr2.0-SUNRISE, whole genome shotgun sequence genome, one interval contains:
- the LOC110934029 gene encoding uncharacterized protein LOC110934029, with translation MIREAVGSRRSLTFYDDKGNKTLWRMYEYTTNDPNLPVGSDGNKLSDCVLCKVYKKETILTDNNKQSGQVPNERNQEQNQPHDEPPIKRRRVSAGNQANGIEHIPNSKADVMPYQHPVNNIVGFGQPIPPQTLQFNQGTLMHTRTNPDHRGSNSAVEAPFQVFAREQVGPYSDSYGGDTTGRVPNLLTSTESLLEDPTLVTWTDDGIHEDQVTWINNNIDVEQSPLTLTKGPHEDPTLMTSTNNIAEKELPLTTLTHGWHEDPTLLTCTNKIHEEQSPLTLTHKLYEDPTLVTWPESPIEDPTYKTSAYYGFDKDIASLLMNIF, from the exons ATGATCAGAGAAGCTGTTGGAAGTAGAAGAAGTTTAACCTTCTATGATGACAAGGGAAACAAGACGTTATGGCGAATGTATGAGTACACCACCAATGATCCCAATCTCCCCGTTGGAAGTGATGGCAACAAG TTGAGCGATTGTGTGTTGTGCAAAGTTTACAAGAAGGAGACGATCCTGACCGATAACAATAAGCAGTCCGGACAAGTTCCAAACGAACGGAACCAAGAACAAAACCAACCCCATGATGAACCTCCAATTAAAAGACGACGAGTATCGGCAGGCAATCAAGCTAATGGGATTGAACACATTCCAAACTCAAAAGCAGATGTAATGCCGTATCAGCATCCAGTTAACAACATTGTCGGGTTTGGTCAGCCAATTCCTCCTCAAACGTTACAGTTCAACCAGGGTACACTTATGCACACAAGAACAAACCCTGACCATAGGGGGTCAAATTCAGCAGTAGAAGCCCCTTTTCAAGTATTTGCAAGAGAACAAGTTGGACCTTATTCTGACAGCTACGGTGGTGACACGACGGGAAGGGTTCCCAATCTACTGACTTCTACAGAGAGTCTACTTGAAGATCCAACTCTAGTGACTTGGACGGATGACGGCATACATGAAGATCAAGTGACTTGGATAAATAACAATATTGATGTTGAACAATCTCCACTGACTTTGACTAAAGGCCCGCATGAAGATCCAACTCTAATGACTTCCACGAACAACATTGCTGAAAAAGAATTACCGCTGACGACTTTGACACACGGATGGCACGAAGATCCAACTCTATTGACTTGCACAAACAAGATTCATGAAGAACAATCACCGCTGACTTTGACACACAAATTGTATGAAGATCCAACTCTAGTGACTTGGCCAGAGAGTCCTATTGAAGATCCAACTTACAAGACATCGGCATACTATGGCTTTGACAAAGATATTGCGAGTTTACTAATGAACATATTTTGA